CATTCAATTCAAAGATATGCTGAGCccgtttatttaaaaaataaaacattgtatggagtaacatttttatttattttacttttaattacAAAACTGCTACTTCGTtttcaaactattttcatattttaaaagatttgtcatgaaaaaaatagtaatttatattCACGATGCATATCCAATAGATTAAACTCATTATTTTTAGTTTGTGTTTAAGAACAAGATTAGGTTAACTTCCAAATTATGAGACTAATCTATTGACATGAGTAATTAATTTCCCAACTTAACAAAAATGCTTGTGAATTTATAGATTTTTATGAATGAGGTTGATTAAAGAGAGcttttaaaaaagttgaaatgCCAAAAACTTTAAAGAACACCTAATAGTATAAGATTATCTCGGTTTTCTTTTCCTATTCGCAATGTTATATTGTATTTggaatttaaagaaaaaagtgaTTTCGCAGTGTCATCGTGATTTGGAAATTGAGACTAAACTAAGCCACACTCTGAAACTTCAACTAGAGTTGACATTTGAAGTCATTCAACCTGTAATTTCAGACGCATCATTAATGCATAAATTTGATTTGACTAGAAAAATGTACAACAATATACAAATCTTTGTATCAAACATCATATTCTCAATTCTACATCACATGTTTTTGTCTACTCTCTTCTTCATTTTCCAACATGTcaacattataattataaggAAGATTAACTATATTGTGACCACTAACATAAACTACTCTAAAAATATCATACTTCATAATGTTTATGGAGAAGTTTTCAAGATATGGAACCATCCACTTTCTATAATCTGGATTTAGAATCCATGAGTAACAAAATTGTAGTGATTTCCACACATGAATGCATACAACAGTAGGTAACATTTGTCCTTTCAAACAAAGGCCTGAAGTTTTGCCTTCTATTTGAGTAAAACGTGACCTAAATATTGCTAGGACTGCATAACATAGATCATTAAGGTCTTTGGTAGTTGTGAGTATTGAGTTCATGGAGATTATATCACCTGTACTAAACTTTGCAATTAATGTACCATCTCTTGATTCTCCAGCATATGCATTGAGGAAATTGTGTTCAACTAAGATACCCATTGTTGTTACATTTGTTAGCATTGATTGCTgtaaaaggaaaaattgaagaaaaagataGATGAAAAATGTGATTAACTAATCATATACTAATAGATACATTATTCTATAGTTATAGGCCCATATTCATTGTGCACTTGTAAATATTCTTTAACTTACATTTTATACCAAAGTTCCAATAATTGAGTGTTAAAAGGAGAGTGGAATCTGTTGCAACAGTATGAGGGTGTTGTTTAGTTggtgaaaatattttctatttttatgtgttcattttaactttgctaataagaagatatgaaatttataaaatgaacaattctggtgaaagaaataaaaaggcTGGTAAAAGATGAtgcatttttgaaaataatgaatttttttttttttgacattttcatTATTTCCTAAAAGCACACAATTGTTCATAGTCTAGTATTTCGTTGTTAGCAAGTAAAATTAACAACGATTTTAGAATATATGAAAATAGAACGGTTAAATTGCATTTTGACTCactaattttaataaatttgcaattttgatcCTCTAACTTTTATAATAGCAATTTTTACCCCTAATTTTAGCCTCTTTTGCAAAAGATCTGTTCCCATTGATTTTGACAAAGTCAACGTATACGTGAACAATGTCCATGCCACATCAACATGTCTTGCCATGTGGACAATGACTACATGCCACATCATTATATGTGGCAATACATGC
This portion of the Trifolium pratense cultivar HEN17-A07 linkage group LG3, ARS_RC_1.1, whole genome shotgun sequence genome encodes:
- the LOC123914324 gene encoding uncharacterized protein LOC123914324: MVTCCVDFNNKELEISFFVFKPTVVIVDHLIHELKQFSSCAENLGCMQSSIFKSIHGNMIIWYGAWQKRSNDDKDKLTADLQSMLTNVTTMGILVEHNFLNAYAGESRDGTLIAKFSTGDIISMNSILTTTKDLNDLCYAVLAIFRSRFTQIEGKTSGLCLKGQMLPTVVCIHVWKSLQFCYSWILNPDYRKWMVPYLENFSINIMKYDIFRVVYVSGHNIVNLPYNYNVDMLENEEESRQKHVM